Genomic DNA from Sardina pilchardus chromosome 4, fSarPil1.1, whole genome shotgun sequence:
CCTTTATTGATTAATCATTCATTCGTTAGATGCGACTTTCTGCAACACAACCTTGACAATGGGCAGAGAGTACAATCATCTCTGAGGAAAGCTTTGTGTCCCACTATGCAAAACTTTACAGGATACGTAAGCGTGTTCTGTGCGTTGATGACAGTGATAAATAATTATGCCGAGATGAAAGCAGATTAGCCTTTGGCATGAGGTCAAGGAATGTGCGTGCCGTGATAAGTGATGAATCTCTTTGATAGTCCTTCAGTAAGATATATACAAGACAGGAATAAGCAGCCACTTCAATGTGCATGAGATGAATTGACATGTAGTGCAGAGGATATCTATCCATTTTTCAGTAAAATATTTATCTCATGACAAAGAAACAAGAGTTTAGCATCTCTTCTCTGAATACTGAGAAAATATCATAATTAAcactttaaaatatatattaatttctcttttctctatgAACAGCAAGTGTGTTTGACAACATAAATAGCTCCATGCACAGGGCCTTCGTTTTGGCAGTAGTTGTGTATATGATAAGTTCTGAACACTACAGGTAATTGCTTTTCCTGCTTAAATCTACAGCATCTATTGTTCAACATTTATTCCATGGTCTAGGTAACAGAGAGATTTATGTGTTTTccaaaaatacaaaacatacaaaatacATAAGGTTGTCAATGAAAACAAAGGTTGCTTTTAAAATAGTCTCTTCTTGTGATTCAGACTTTCTCATTCAATTCCAGGTTCACAGACAAAGCATATACCACCAACACATCCCTCTGGCTGCTGGTACTTAGTTACATGTATAAACACTAGTAAATAAATCAGAATGACGGTGTCTGTTGTTTtgaatttgtcaaacaaattattTTCAGACATAACAGCTAAAATCTGTGCGACCCCGTTGCGCTGTACAGAAAATGGATCTACGGGACGGACACGAAAAGGAGCGGTAAAGGTGTGACACCacatactggtgtgtgtgtgtgtgtgtgtgtgtgtgcgtgtgtgagacacaGTGAAGGAGGGAAATGTCAGAGACTCGTCTCCGTGTCGTCGCAGCCCTTCTCCACGTCACGCTGCTTCTCTGCTTTCTTCACACTGCTGTTGGATACActagggaggggagaagagaggggcacACGGTGTTAGTTAACCCACACACTAAACTGCACAGACGCTCTTATCTAAAGTGACTTATGTGTTATAGGCACACAACTAAGAGGCAGAATAGGGATAGGGGAGGACAAGACCACTGTGAGAGTCAGCGGAAAGTGAACTTTGAATTTAAACAGGTCTATCACAGACTCACAGCGTTgtcattcacatacagtactgtagaatGCTGCATGCTCACAGGTCATAAAGCAAATTGGCATCTGCATGCTGTGATGACTCTGAGTATGATGGCTGGGATACAGGCATGATGACTTGACATGATGTTGTTAACCTTTTGCATGCACTTCTTGAATCATTACACTTCTTCTGACTAACCACAAAGTACTCTGCCGCTAACTGCTCCAGAATGTCAAACACAGAGTGTCCCGGAACATTCTGGGAGGTAGGCGGCAGGTTTACATTGTGGCCCTAAACAAATATATGACAGCAAACAATGCAATGCTGTTTATCTTAGCAACCAGGCGTTGACTGGAGGGCTTAAACCTTTCATCTGCAGTCCTCTCCAATTCAACGTTTAATGATTGTCGACTCGGTTTTGTTTCAGAGGTGCAAAGATAAACAGCGCACAGGGGGAGCAGGAAAGGTGGAGTAACCATGAACAAACAGCAGAGGTCACCAGAGCTTACCTTTGGGGATCAGCTTCTAAAGGTTAGGAATGGGAGCTTATGGCAGAGATGGGACAGAGAGATTGAGTCAAATTAAAATGTGAGAGAGCAGCCATCTCTATGTGGGCTTCACCTCTGTAATCTAACAGCTGTGACTTTGTAACTAAAAGCATCAACTGTTTTATGGTCTCAAAAGCATTACAAAACTTTTCATGATGTAGAATCTATTAAAACGGTGACATAAAGCCTCCCTATCCTGTACTGCAGCTTTAAGAAAGTCTAAGCACGGTTCTACATATTTGCGTGGAGACACTGGGGTAACATAATACCCCTTTTCATGGCAGCTATATACTGCCATATTGTGTCTAGGTCACACAGTTAACATGAGGTCAACAAGCATGCTACTCCAGCTGAATATGCTGCATTCTTAAATAAGGCTGCTGTGACGAAAAAGCTGATGTCATGTTAAACAGAGTACACTAGTGTACAATAGAGACATTATCGTTGTAGACAGTAGAAATGTACAGCTCCGTTCAATTATGCTCAACCATGACAATCACATACTATGACTTATAGAGTGTACACTTGATTTATGCCAAGGCCTTGGCATATATTTGCAAACTCATTTATAGAACCTTAACTAACCACACAATAAACTTATCACCCAATAAACGTACTTATCAACAGGCGTGTACATTTATAATACTTCTTGAATGGATGAATTTCCATTCATACTTCTTGAGTTTAATGAATTTTCTTACAATAATAATTATGAAACAAGTTCTTAAGCTTGCATGTGTGAAATGttattataaaaaaaatgtcaccTTGTTTAAAAAATGCAATTTAATATACTTTCTAAACATGTTTAGCATGTTCACAAGCTTGATAAACACATTGCCATTACCTTTTATTCTTAGAGTTCCACGTATTCCCAAAGGAGGATTTCGACATTGCATCTGAAATGTTTACTGTGGAAGGATCATCTCTAAAAGACACAAGAGAAGTTGCTTTTATGAAACTGCTTAGTAAGGGTGAAGCTAAACAAACGTCAACTGAATGACAGTTGTTCTGATGTGGATGTTACTGAATAACATTGCAGCATCCTACTTGTAATGTCCCTCCAATGGCACTTGCACaactccttcctcctcccccaaAATGCTCAGCTCCTCCTGGATAGGTAGAACAAGAAAGCCAGATCAGAGTCAGTATATTCTGaaactacactcttaaaatgagcaaacacatctctgtgtccagatagggacaacacatttattttaagagtgtaccATGAAATGTGACGCTCACACCATTTTAAGCAGATTGAGGGGGCGCAGTACATCATTTCACATGTGTCAATAACGCGTCTGATAAGAAGATGGACGTGTAGTGGATCATGGGGAATAGCAATGAAGGACTTTATATAGGCTGTGTAGTGCATCATGGGACTTTATATATAGGCTGTGTagtgcatcatgggaaatgAAGGACTTTATATAGGCTGTGTagtgcatcatgggaaatgAAGGACTTTATATAGGCTGTCACCTCTTGCTCAGCATCCTCTAATTTCTTCTTCTTGCTTTCTGGCATCAGATCGTCCAACCAACTCAGCTCTCTCTTAGTGAAGATGAAATCCAGCAGCTTCCGAATAAACACCAGTGCCAACACCTtccaggaaaacacacacacaccatcacacacacacacacacacacacgcgcgcgcacacacacaccattacattcTGGCATGGGGCCAGTGCTGAAAGCACTTTCACAAGTTGTTTTGGCAATATCAACACTCTGCTCACTGGGGGCTGAGCTAGACATCGTATGCCCCCTAAAAACGCTCACCCTCTGCAGTCTacctctacagtatctctcctaTACGCTGTGGAGCCGCTCCTGAGCTCCTGTCTGCTTTGATACACCCGCCTCTCCCACGGGAGAACAGGGCAGGGAGAACAGGGCTGCATCACATCTACATCTGAGCGCCGGAGCGTGTGCTCTTACCATCATGGGGAAGACGATGGCGGCCTTGGAGGTCTTGATGACCCAGAGCAGGACGAGGCAGGTGAGCTGGACGATGGTGAACAGGTGCACCTTCCTCAGGGGGACGTGCCGCAGGTAGATGAAGTCCGGCTGGTGCTTTGCCGGCATCCCGAACAGCAGAAGACGATCAAAGAACTGCACCAAACACCCAAAACAACCACAGAATCAGTCGATAAGGATAAGGATTCATATTTTTTCTGTGAATTGTTTGCTATGGCTATTTGGTCATCACGGCGTGAAATTACCTGGATTCCTTTCAGTGATGACGCACCCATGTAGAGAAATACTCCATACAGCACAGGCATGGGGATGAACTAGGGAATCAGCAAGGCAAGGACATAAAACGATTATAAGATATATACTGTCTCTGTACAAATCTAGATATCACCAAAAAAGTTAAGAACATCAACAAAAGAGTAGTAAGTCCTCAAGCTAGCATAAAGGTATAATGATAATCCTAAACTGTTATAACTGCTCTCCTTTAGGCATCACTTTGAAGCTTGGATATGCTACCAGCTGTGGATATTAAAGACTTTCCGCAACCTGACAACTGGAGGAGGCATTCCTTAACATTCTGACATCATCTTGCCCCAAGCCTAGTGCTGCCCCTGCAAGCTGGCCTGACCTTGAGCACGGAGGTCATGAAGACGGAGCAGCCCATGAGGGTGAAGATCATGAGCCCGGTGAAGCGCTGCTCCAGGATGCCCAGGAACTTGGGCTGCTCGCCAGGGGCCGAGGACTCCGACTCCAGCTTCAGGCTGTTGACGTGGGAGATGGAGAGCACGGTGGCCGCCACGAACCACGGCAACCCCATCACCGAGCACACGCCCAGCATCACGCCCACCACAAACAGGTCCAGGTGGTACCCGCAGCCTTTCTGCACAGGGAGggaacaacgacaacaacaagctttgtttttctcttctccaCGCCGTGGAGAAATATCATCTTTTCTGGCTCAGGAAGTGAATTTGCTCCCCATAGGTGCGTGCAGAACAACACCATTTGCTCACAATAGACTGGAAAGCAGAGCTAATGTGTTTCATTATCTGGCTCAGTGCATGGTAGCACGACAAAAATCTCATTAAATGATATCCTTAGTCTTCTTGGGTGCCACCACAAGTGTAGGTGCATCATCACCTTCCTACTCACCTACACAatgatatatgtgtatatatgataAATAAAGTTTCAGGAGTTCTGTCCATACCTTCAGCTTGTGTTccttcctgttgatgatgacagcAGTGATCTGCTGGTCCATGAAGATGAGGATGGTGCATAGAAGGGCGGGGATgcaggtgatgatgatggtccaCCAGGGGTTGGGTCCCAGAGGGCTGATCCACCAACCACGATCATCTCTGGTTGGCTATGGAAGATACTGGTCATAACAGTGGCGACACACAAATCTCATTCTGAAGCAGTGGAGGGCAGGCGGAGGTACTCACCTTGAACACACTGGGGACTTGCAGCTTGGGTGACGGGACCCCCAAGGCATAGTCCACAAACACCATGGTGAGGATGGTGATGAACACAGCAAAGTCACTGATGATTGACCTCACCTGGACAaaagggaggagttgtgaatcaccAAATTAGCATTCACTATCTAAAAAGTCAACAAAGGTAGCATCCAACAGCATATCCctcataaacaaacaacatatCCCTCATAAGACCTGCCATACTTTAGTGACTGCACAGTTGTATAGAAATTGGTATCCAAATGCTTGTTCAATCTCTGCCAGGTTCTTACTGTTGCTCCTCTATCCTGGGTGTTTAAGGTCAATGCTAGGACACTGTTGTgaagggagatgaggagaggcaGCTATTTTAGCAATCTGAAATTGGGCCAGAGTCTGAGTCATGATACCCTGAATCACTAGCCTCAGGTTCCTGTGAGCAAAACTCGTCCAGCAACCATTGCAGTTCCCCCCTGCGCCCACTAGAGGACACAAGCGCACAGATCCTCGTGAATTCCTGACCGTAGCCACcatctgatgctgctgctgctgctgtggatgATGACCATGATGAGGTGAATGAGGAAGGGGCCTCTACCTTGGTTGGGAAGTAGCGGCTGGTCTTGAAGTCCTTGAGGAACGCAGACATGGCGACGGTGGAGAAGAAGAGCACCACGGACCAGAAGAGGACGTCAGGGATGTAGGGGCCGTGAGGGCCACAGGCCTtccccacaaacacaccgcGCTTCTCTATGCACTCCTGCCAGAGCACAAAGAAGGAcatcatatgtacagtacagtatataataaTGTATTCATCAGGTCTGAAAGTCACAGAAAAGGTCTCTATTTACTTTTATTTCAGGCAGTGTTGTTGGTGCATTGCAAAAACATCTACCTAACCAGGCTTGAATTACAAACTTCACACATTGAATGTGTGTCTAGGTCTACATTCACCTGCAGAGGTGATAATAGGATGGCCAAACAAATTATGTCTTTAGCTTCTGCTGTTGCTATCATACTTAGACCACATACTTAAACTTTTACCAGGACAACATTGTCACTCTGTATCTATATTTGAGGGCATAGTTAAACACGAGACATTCAACGCATTCTAAATGCTGCCTCAAACACCTACACTATAACATCATTAGAGAGAAATGGTCCACATCTGGACACATGTTCCAAAAAGAGGAGAGGCTCAGAGACTCAGTGAGTAATATCACCCCCGcccccgggtgtgtgtgtggagatgcatTGTTCTAAAACATCTACTTTTAGATGCCTAATAACGCTTCCCCCTTTGCCTCGAGGACAGCCCACTCCTGTTGGCCAGCTGCAGTGCGCGGTCATGTGTGTTGTTactatttcaaaaataaaagtGTTCTCCTCCTGTAGGACAGACGCTCAAAAAAACTGAATGCATACAGTTTGCTTTTAATGGTGATTTGGCATGGCTAATCCCGGGTAATCCATCCCACATGTCCTTAATCTCCACCGTTGGTCCGCTTCCATTTTGCAGAGAACCAACGCATCACTCTGTGCGTGGAGCCACAGGCCCGGGCAACGGGGTTTCACCGCAAAGTTTTGGGTGAACTGGCAGAGGGGGCGGTCATCTGGCATATTAGATCCAGGGTGAGGGCAGCGAAAAGGTTCTGCCACCTACATCTGTCTCCATCGGACACACGTGGTCTCACCTTGACCTCCAGGGCCTCCCAGTAGATCTCGGAGGCCGTGATGTTGTTCTCGTCCCAGTACTGCAGGGTGGCGTTGTTCGGATCCTGAGGCTCGATGCAGGCGCATCTGCGGTTTAGGAGAAAGAGGACAACAGCACATCTTTAAGGCAGGTGTGGTGGATGTGTGCCTGTATGGTAATTAGACGTCTCTGCAAGCAAGCCTACATTACATGTGTTCAGGGGAAATGCGAGCATGCTAAAGCTTTTCACACTTTTCACACTTCAAACATGACCCATTTTcagctcgtttttttttttacccactcCACGATGTAGCTGGCAGCTTTCAAAACCAGGGTACATAGTGCAGCTGTTGGACTGCTTCAAACGTTTAGCAACACAGGTCGAATCCAATAACAAAAGAGCCCTAGTCTGTCTTACTGTACTACTATTGCTACAGTAACAATAGAGACAGAACCATCTAACCACATTTTAGCAAAAAAGTAAGCAGAGTGGCCCACTCACGAGTACTGCGTGAGCTTCTCCAGGTCGTTGTTCTTGTTGATGGGGTAGTGCACGCCCAGGTGGATGAGCTTCTCCAAGGCCTCGTAGATGAAGATGATGCAGATGAGGGCGGCGAAGGCCTCCTCTGTGAAGCGCGTGATGTAGCACACCAGCGAGCTGGCGTCCGTGGCCACCAGCAGCAGGCAGAAGAACGCCGTCCACAGCCCGATGCAGGTCCGTAAGGAGAGGTAGGATAGGCCGTACTCTCTGACGCGCACAGaggacacaacaacacacaaagaaCATGCGTAATGCAATAAAGAAATTAAAGTCAAATCTCTTTTAATGCGTTTATTGTCGTCATCAGGTTGACATCAGGCTATTTATTGAATGAAATTGAaagtaataacaataataaattctatattctatatatcCCTGTTCCATCAAATTATGAGATAACTCCCGAACATCCTACAGTTCTATATGTTTCCAACATGAGATCAAGCAggcacattcattcattagttCAATGGAAATATGGATTAGACTGACAAATAGACCGGAATGGCACACTGACAGTCTAAAGACAGATTAAGAAGAAGACATCACTACTGTATAAGCGGACCTGAACCCTGATCCATCAGATCACGCTGGTTTAACAAAGGGATGAAACCTCCTGTACGTCAGCACATCTACATCAGCTGAATGCAGACTTACTTGCAGAATTTGTACAAAATCTTCTCAAACACCAACACAGGCCCAGTGCTGCCCAGGATAGTGAGCGGCTGCCCAGCAAACAGGGAATACGCGATGCCCGTCATTGAGGCCCCGAACAGAGATTCAATTGCACTCtggaggaaagaaggagagtgaCAAATCAACCTAAAACAATCCTAATGACTACAATGGTAAATCCCCTCAATTTGAGTTGACACCATTAGAATGATCTACGCAGCAAGGCTAGGCTACATGGTTAGTGAGGATATGCTCATCAGTGCTTTGGTGAGATAAATGGTCCATGAAACTGTACAGTAATGTAAAGGAGGGCTCTCAACTGTTGAGCTCAGCTTGGAGTGACATTTTGCCCTTTGAGGGTTGATGGTTCTGACATGGACAACAACAGTGTGAATGCTATCTTATATTTGGTATTAATTTAATGACATATTAGAATCTAATATGTCATTAAATTAATACCAAATATAGCCCCGAATGCTCCTCTTTTCCTGGCCTCTCTTCAAGGCTCTTATCTCAGTCCTCTCCCTCTAACTCTCACACAGGAGATAAACGGCATATCTCTTTCAGTCTTGACTGCTGAATTTTTAAAAGGCTGAATTAGTCCATGGGTGGTATTTGATAATAGGCTTTTTTAGGTCATGTTCAAAAAAAAGGTTAATCCATCCATCAGTCGATATGGCATTCATTAAAATGCAGATTATAATCCCCGTCTTCACAGTTCTACTTTTTCAGTTTACTGTTTCAGTCAATATATGGTTTTCTACAGGCTGTATGAATGAGGGTGTAAATACATTAGACAGACAGGAAGGTGGTGTGTTAGTCGATTAGTTTAGTTCCTTGGATCTTCTTTGATAAAAGAATACTCCATGCAATAACTTGTGCACTTGTTTTAATGCAGAGCAGTgaggttacgtgtgtgtgtgtgtgtgtgtgtgttatgcatatgtgtgctgTCGCCTGTAGCGTTTTAATGCAGAACTGTGTTGTTTGGTgaggttacgtgtgtgtgtgtgtgtgtgtgtgtgtgtattatatgcatgtgtgctatagcttgtagtgtgtagtgtgtgttgtatgctgTACTACATGGAGCCTACAAAATGAGCGAATCCCATCGTCAGCTCAACTCTTATCTAGTAATCTACAGTAATTCTAGGTTACATCAGAGGAAGCAAAGATGAAAATGTCATGTGTGGTCTGAGACTGTGAGTTGAGAGAGCTGAGATCCCTGATGCACAAGTTCAACTAGACCTTCTCATGCCAAACTGTGTGGCTGTGAAgaagtgacatactgtatatactgtatgtgtatatatttcaAG
This window encodes:
- the slc4a10b gene encoding sodium-driven chloride bicarbonate exchanger, whose translation is MDIRDQGAQMEPLLPTVIEPGSRGVRSDEEAVVDQGGARSIMKTNFEKEELEGHRTLYIGVHVPLGRKTHRRHRHHGHRHRRRSRERDSGVDDGRESPSYNTPSQRVQFLLGTEDDDEEHIPHDLFTQLDEICWRDGEEAEWRETARWLKFEEDVEDGGERWSKPYVATLSLHSLFELRSCILNGTVLLDMRATTLDEIAEMILDHQEAAVPLGDDIRRKVREALLKQHHHQNHKKLANRIPIVRSFADIGKKQSEAHNMDKNGQMISPQTLPTAPEGKSEVSRENSAVDFSKIDLHFMKKIPPGAEAANILVGELDFLDKPVVAFVRLSPAVMLNGIAEVPITSRFLFILLGPVGKGQQYHEIGRSIGVLMTDEVFHDVAYKAKDRKDIVDGIDEFLDQVTVLPPGEWDPSIRIEPPKNVPSQEKRRIPGVPNGTTDMGEAAEHGGHGGPELQRTGRLFGGFILDIKRKAPFYLSDYTDAVSLQCMASFLFLYCACMSPVITFGGLLGEATEGRISAIESLFGASMTGIAYSLFAGQPLTILGSTGPVLVFEKILYKFCKEYGLSYLSLRTCIGLWTAFFCLLLVATDASSLVCYITRFTEEAFAALICIIFIYEALEKLIHLGVHYPINKNNDLEKLTQYSCACIEPQDPNNATLQYWDENNITASEIYWEALEVKECIEKRGVFVGKACGPHGPYIPDVLFWSVVLFFSTVAMSAFLKDFKTSRYFPTKVRSIISDFAVFITILTMVFVDYALGVPSPKLQVPSVFKPTRDDRGWWISPLGPNPWWTIIITCIPALLCTILIFMDQQITAVIINRKEHKLKKGCGYHLDLFVVGVMLGVCSVMGLPWFVAATVLSISHVNSLKLESESSAPGEQPKFLGILEQRFTGLMIFTLMGCSVFMTSVLKFIPMPVLYGVFLYMGASSLKGIQFFDRLLLFGMPAKHQPDFIYLRHVPLRKVHLFTIVQLTCLVLLWVIKTSKAAIVFPMMVLALVFIRKLLDFIFTKRELSWLDDLMPESKKKKLEDAEQEEELSILGEEEGVVQVPLEGHYKDDPSTVNISDAMSKSSFGNTWNSKNKSSHS